A stretch of Mya arenaria isolate MELC-2E11 chromosome 14, ASM2691426v1 DNA encodes these proteins:
- the LOC128217739 gene encoding zinc finger MYND domain-containing protein 10-like → MSAEGGGQVLLPVEAEAAVESLKQFPLKEIGGPKWSVQHEVLEKLNMQAILNASAQEDEFVKDYLITCDKLSLLIYDLLATEVWKEKVFSEILDTEDFDPKTTFPLYMVLYHEATVINLLETTMFYREVCEAAEDCVLDLVDYCYRKLTQLIARSEESEEEKDEEVDVSQDVSKMVHASNLQELEKQDRKLNFEICIKAVSLLRYIVDHLEGLPLSVMTRLLNTHDIPQLLVQLIGTPPWSHRKDGKQYKYIDGKWVQVDFADSLKLTKIEGQVWLSIFQLLMSTACQQKYELDTYRKNTILKLRSFLTEPMLDQIPMLGELQRYLEHLSMMDPPAPRREVILEQVPEVRDYILHSNEGKWKKIAKKQIKSFFDPSTSDLKMQAKRWADTYNFDVMEGLLSEPPKCAKCGEDASKRCSRCQNEWYCGRECQVTHWQKHKQACDLMFDSLKKLKEHEQAKG, encoded by the exons ATGGTCAGTTCAGCATGAGGTTTTGGAGAAACTGAACATGCAGGCCATACTTAATGCCTCTGCCCAGGAAGATGAGTTTGTGAAAGACTACCTCATAACCTGTGACAAG TTGTCTTTGTTGATATATGATCTCCTGGCCACAGAGGTTTGGAAGGAGAAAGTCTTCTCTGAGATTCTGGACACCGAAGACTTTGATCCCAAAACAACTTTCCCTTTGTATATGGTG CTCTACCATGAGGCGACTGTGATTAACCTGCTTGAGACAACCATGTTTTACCGAGAAGTGTGTGAGGCAGCAGAGgactgtgtccttgaccttgtAGACTACTGTTACAGGAAACTCACACAGCTCATAGCAAG GAGTGAGGAGTCAGAGGAAGAGAAAGATGAGGAAGTGGATGTGAGCCAGGACGTCTCCAAAATGGTGCATGCATCTAACTTACAG GAACTTGAAAAACAGGACAGGAAACTGAACTTTGAGATCTGCATCAAAGCTGTGTCACTGCTCAGATATATTGTTGACCATCTTGAGGG gttACCTCTTAGTGTGATGACACGCCTGCTAAACACACACGACATCCCACAACTACTGGTGCAACTAATAGGAACACCCCCGTGGTCTCACAGGAAAGATG gtaaacaatacaaatacatagaTGGAAAATGGGTACAAGTGGATTTTGCAGATAGTTTAAAACTCACAAAAATAGAAGGACAG GTCTGGCTTTCCATATTCCAACTGCTAATGTCGACAGCCTGTCAACAGAAATACGAGCTGGACACATACAGGAAAAACACAATACTTAAG TTGCGATCATTCCTGACGGAGCCCATGTTGGACCAGATTCCTATGCTGGGGGAGCTGCAGCGTTACTTGGAACACCTGTCCATGATGGACCCACCTGCACCCAGGAGAGAGGTCATACTTGAACAG GTACCTGAGGTCCGTGATTACATTCTGCACAGTAATGAGGGCAAGTGGAAGAAGATTGCCAAGAAGCAGATTAAGTCGTTCTTTGACCCGTCAACCAGTGACCTCAAGATGCAAGCAAAGAG GTGGGCAGACACTTACAATTTTGATGTGATGGAGGGGTTACTGTCCGAGCCGCCAAAGTGTGCCAAGTGTGGTGAAGATGCAAGCAAGCGCTGCTCTCGATGCCAGAACGAGTGGTACTGTGGAAG GGAGTGTCAAGTGACCCACTGGCAGAAACACAAGCAGGCCTGTGATCTCATGTTTGACTCTCTCAAGAAACTCAAGGAGCATGAGCAAGCCAAGGGATGA